One Electrophorus electricus isolate fEleEle1 chromosome 13, fEleEle1.pri, whole genome shotgun sequence DNA segment encodes these proteins:
- the LOC113578405 gene encoding BTB/POZ domain-containing protein 7-like, with protein sequence MGASASSYPHSCSPRFGGNAQTQQTFIGTSLYSQQGYAWEPKLHSLERPPDRKKRTSGLATLKRRLIRRRRAGRSADHARHMRELLSGWDVRDANALVEEYEGTAALKELSLAAGLARPEAATLRADMAALFQHKHCTDVDLVFHGACFAAHRAVLAARCPFFKNLLSSSAGTAPGYGGAEVLLDVGTAGMDVALFSALLHFLYTGELGGGRGVGDGEPETRLRNMDILRQLSEEFGTPNPLEDDMRALFNYMCYYDSVLSFRSEPEMAEAYDGVGLISGGGVAGGTMVNSSAACSPCAEEDLRAHKAVLSARSPFFRNLLQRRIRTGEEMTERALQTPTRIVLDESIIPRKYARVILHCMYTDAVDLALVLHSSASAGSLSEAQGLTAASNTAKPTVSMRTEEAMELYHIALFLEFSMLAQGCEDIIVDSISLESLVSILKWSSQPYGSKWVHRQAMHFLCEEFSQVMTSEVLYELTKDQLVTTIQSDYLQASEQDILKYVIKWGEHQLIRRMADREPNLLSGTAHSVNKRGVKRRDLDVEELKEILSPVLLYVRMEHILPASSDVLTDAMKRGLISTPPSDMLPTAEGGKANAWLRQKNTGIYVRPRLFSPYVEEAKSVLEEMMVEQTDLVRLRMVRMSNVPDTLYMVNNAVPQCCHVINHQQITSSQATAPSVVANEIPVPRLAVVREMMARLQELRHTEQVQRAYALNCGEGATVSYVLQLRVLREFGLPDGAAELLQNPHKFFPEERFGDESPLLSLRTAGRCRVNSSPAMDSMFTEMETLGAFNPPLPPPPPPYHPPGQAQVRVGWRPRVPMPPPSRSFSYPCNHTLLRPGASSGPRPSQAQDYGSTQGLGQALPPESCGSLEPLMSDYMPDIALGVSAMTLSEHSEAQELPLHPRPLPCMASSVPHYPTGPCPSGRRSLAHLPCKRHAPKPEPQCEYPDLYDFSSHPDTPAASHPPQGPYTGPDLYNHRRGTFNSLPISCLHDTPLSGHSQDRLGQLADSFHLDVLGQRLDMAQTSSGGPSVGGALVPVGRLLTDSDLTGRLVPSRGGADPYEDYSPPSDGTGGMRDPSGGLGNHRNSSEETEASRDHRSPNKPEYQYKKSAL encoded by the exons ATGGGAGCCAGCGCCTCTAGTTACCCCCACTCATGCTCCCCACGCTTTGGTggaaatgcacagacacagcaaaCCTTCATTG gcACGTCACTGTACTCCCAACAGGGCTACGCCTGGGAGCCCAAGCTGCACAGCCTGGAGCGGCCGCCTGACCGCAAGAAGAGGACCTCAGGCCTGGCCACACTCAAGAGGCGGCTCATCCGCCGCCGCCGGGCAGGCCGCTCGGCCGACCACGCACGCCACATGCGCGAGCTGCTCTCGGGCTGGGACGTGCGCGATGCCAATGCCCTCGTGGAGGAGTATGAGGGCACGGCTGCCCTCAAAGAGCTGAGCCTGGCGGCTGGCCTGGCCCGGCCCGAGGCGGCGACACTGCGTGCCGACATGGCCGCCCTGTTCCAGCACAAGCACTGCACCGACGTGGACCTGGTCTTCCACGGTGCCTGCTTCGCCGCTCACAGGGCCGTTCTGGCTGCACGCTGCCCCTTCTTTAAGAACCTACTGTCGTCCTCGGCGGGCACAGCGCCAGGCTACGGCGGGGCGGAGGTGCTGCTCGATGTGGGCACAGCGGGTATGGACGTGGCGCTGTTCTCTGCCCTGCTGCACTTCCTGTACACGGGTGAGCTGGGTGGTGGGAGGGGCGTGGGTGATGGCGAACCAGAAACACGCCTAAGGAACATGGACATCCTTCGGCAGCTGAGTGAGGAGTTCGGCACGCCCAATCCCCTGGAGGATGACATGAGGGCACTATTCAACTACATGTGCTACTATGACTCCGTCCTCAGCTTCCGATCTGAGCCCGAGATGGCGGAAGCTTATGATGGGGTGGGGCTTATCAGCGGAGGGGGTGTGGCAGGGGGCACCATGGTGAACAGTAGCGCTGCCTGCTCGCCGTGTGCTGAGGAGGACCTGAGGGCCCACAAGGCTGTTCTTTCGGCACGCTCGCCATTCTTCCGGAACCTTCTCCAGCGGCGTATCCGGACTGGGGAGGAGATGACTGAGCGGGCGCTTCAAACACCCACGCGCATTGTGCTGGACGAATCCATCATCCCACGCAAGTACGCACGCGTCATCCTGCACTGCATGTACACAGACGCCGTGGACCTGGCCCTGGTGCTGCACAGCAGCGCCTCCGCAGGCAGCCTGAGTGAAGCGCAGGGCCTGACAGCAGCCAGTAACACTGCCAAGCCCACCGTGTCTATGCGCACCGAAGAAGCCATGGAGCTGTATCACATCGCCCTCTTCCTGGAGTTCAGTATGTTGGCTCAAG gcTGTGAAGACATAATTGTGGACAGCATCTCTCTGGAGTCCCTGGTCTCAATTCTGAAGTGGAGCTCCCAGCCATATGGCTCGAAGTGGGTCCACAGGCAGGCCATGCACTTCCTGTGTGAGGAGTTCAGCCAGGTCATGACCTCCGAAGTGCTCTATGAGCTGACCAAGGATCAGCTTGTCACCACCATCCAGTCAGATTACCTACAG GCCAGCGAACAGGACATCCTGAAGTATGTGATAAAGTGGGGTGAGCACCAGCTCATTAGGAGGATGGCTGACCGAG agCCCAACCTGCTGAGTGGCACAGCTCACAGTGTGAATAAACGTGGGGTGAAGAGGAGAGATCTGGATgtggaggagctgaaggagattctgtctcctgtgttgcttTATGTCCGTATGGAGCACATACTTCCAGCTAGCAGTGACGTCCTGACTGACGCA ATGAAGCGTGGTCTGATCAGCACTCCTCCGTCCGACATGCTGCCCACGGCAGAGGGTGGCAAGGCCAACGCCTGGCTAAGGCAGAAGAACACGGGCATCTATGTGCGCCCACGCCTTTTCTCGCCCTACGTGGAGGAGGCAAAG tcggTCCTGGAGGAGATGATGGTGGAACAGACTGATCTGGTGCGGCTGAGAATGGTGCGCATGTCGAACGTGCCTGACACCCTGTACATGGTCAATAATGCGGTCCCCCAGTGCTGCCATGTCATAAATCATCAGCAAATCACAAGCAGCCAGGCCACTGCCCCCTCTGTCGTGGCCAATGAGATACCAG TGCCACGGCTGGCGGTGGTGAGAGAGATGATGGCCCGACTGCAGGAGTTGAGGCACACTGAGCAGGTGCAGAGGGCATACGCCCTGAACTGCGGCGAGGGAGCCACGGTCAGCTACGTGCTACAGCTGCGTGTGCTACGAGAATTCGGCCTGCCCGACGGTGCTGCAGAGCTACTGCAG AACCCACACAAGTTCTTCCCGGAGGAGCGGTTCGGGGATGAGAGTCCCCTCCTCAGTCTGAGAACGGCTGGCCGCTGCCGAGTGAACAGCTCCCCTGCTATGGACAGCATGTTCACAGAGATGGAGACCCTTGGAGCGTTTaacccccctctccccccaccgCCTCCCCCATACCACCCCCCTGGCCAGGCCCAGGTCAGGGTTGGCTGGAGGCCAAGGGTGCCCATGCCGCCCCCCTCCCGCTCCTTCTCTTACCCCTGTAACCACACACTGCTCCGGCCGGGGGCTTCTTCCGGGCCCCGACCCAGCCAGGCCCAGGACTATGGCTCCACGCAGGGCCTGGGCCAAGCCCTGCCACCAGAGTCATGTGGG AGTTTGGAGCCATTGATGAGTGATTATATGCCGGACATCGCCCTCGGGGTGTCTGCCATGACCCTGTCAGAGCACAGCGAGGCTCAGGAACTCCCTCTTCATCCTCGTCCTCTTCCCTGCATGGCTTCCTCGGTCCCCCACTACCCGACTGGGCCTTGCCCCAGCGGGAGACGCTCCCTCGCTCACCTGCCCTGTAAGAGACACGCTCCCAAACCAGAACCTCAGTGTGAGTATCCAGACCTTTATGACTTTTCCAGTCATCCCGACACACCTGCAGCTAGCCATCCTCCGCAGGGCCCCTACACAGGCCCAGACTTGTATAACCACCGCAGAGGTACGTTCAACAGCTTGCCCATCTCATGTCTCCATGACACTCCCCTGTCGGGACACTCCCAGGACAGGCTGGGGCAGCTGGCTGACTCCTTTCACTTGGACGTTTTGGGTCAAAGGCTGGACATGGCCCAGACGTCTTCCGGAGGACCATCAGTAGGGGGTGCTCTTGTGCCCGTTGGACGCTTATTAACGGACTCAGACCTGACAGGTCGTCTTGTGCCTTCAAGGGGAGGTGCTGACCCATATGAGGACTACAGCCCTCCCTCAGATGGGACTGGAGGCATGAGGGATCCCTCTGGTGGACTTGGGAACCACAGAAATAGTAGTGAAGAAACGGAGGCAAGCCGAGATCATAGATCACCCAACAAGCCAGAGTACCAGTATAAGAAATCTGCACTTTAA